A stretch of Clostridium formicaceticum DNA encodes these proteins:
- a CDS encoding TRAP transporter small permease, whose amino-acid sequence MRKILSIIDNFEEILITILLPLMCVLVFMATFFRYTQLVAVPWAEELARYILVWIIFLGIGTAAKKNAHFSVQILDEISPSFFKKVLYIVRILVVTAFCLIIVYLAFGILKAQMRMGQTSPALGIPIWMAYFSIPVGCFLMVVRTLQFSINKFKNEWMSKNKEIKEGVS is encoded by the coding sequence ATGCGAAAAATACTTAGTATTATAGATAATTTTGAAGAAATTCTCATCACTATATTACTTCCACTAATGTGCGTTCTTGTTTTTATGGCTACCTTTTTTAGATACACACAGTTAGTAGCGGTGCCATGGGCGGAAGAATTAGCTAGATATATTTTGGTTTGGATTATATTCTTAGGAATAGGTACAGCCGCTAAAAAAAATGCACACTTTTCTGTACAAATTTTAGATGAAATTTCACCAAGTTTTTTTAAAAAAGTATTATACATCGTGAGAATACTTGTAGTTACTGCCTTCTGTCTAATCATTGTTTACTTGGCTTTTGGCATATTAAAAGCTCAGATGAGGATGGGACAGACATCTCCAGCGCTAGGGATACCTATATGGATGGCATACTTTTCTATACCGGTAGGATGCTTCTTGATGGTGGTTAGAACACTGCAATTTTCTATAAATAAATTTAAGAATGAATGGATGTCAAAGAATAAAGAAATTAAGGAAGGGGTGAGT